Genomic window (Streptomyces yatensis):
CCCGCCGGAGCCCCAGCCCCGCGCGGTCCCGCGCGTACCGCCCGCCACGGCGATCGGAGGCCGAAGCACGATGCTCGACGAATCCCTCCTCGACGCCCCAGAGGCACTGGCCCGCGCCGATAGCCGCGGGCTGCTGCGCGGAGCCGCCGAATCCGGCGCCCGCATCCGCACCGCCGCCCGGCACGCCACCGAGGCCGGGATCGGCGACCTCAAGCCCGACGGGCGGCCGCGCGCCGTCATGGTCGCGGGCCCGGGGGCGGCCGGAACCTGCACTGCCGACCTCCTCGGCGCGCTCAGCGGGGGCAACTGCCCGGTCAGCCTGATCGGACCCACCGGCGTGGCCCCCGCGCCGGGCGCCCTGCGCTGGACGCTGCCCGGCTGGGCGGGCCCGCTCGACCTGCTGGTCGTCGCGACGCCGGACGGTACGGAACCGGGCCTTCCGCGCCTTGTCGAGCAGGCCTACCGCCGCGGCTGCGCGATCGTCGCGGTCGCCCCGGGCCAGTCCCCGCTGGCCGACGCGGTCGCGCAGGCACGCGGCCTGATGGTGCCGCTGGCCGCGGCGTCGTACGCCTCGGCCCCGTATGCCACGGGCGGGTACAGCACCGATCCGTACCGCAGGGACCCGCACGCGCCCGGCGCGGACGAGGACGACGACACCGCCCGCGCCGAGGGCGCCCTGGGCGATGCCCCCGGCTCGTACGGGACGCCTTCCGTCCCGCACCCCGTCGAGCCGCCCGGCACCGCGCCCGACGAGATGACCGGCCCCGCGCTGCCCGGCACGCTGTGGGCCCTGCTCACCCCGCTGCTCCTGCTGGTCGACCGGATCGGCCTGGTGTCCGCGTCGCCCGCCGCGCTGCTGCAGGTGGCCGACCGGCTCGACCAGGTCGCCGAGCGCTGCGGCCCGGCCATCGCCACCTACACCAACCCCGCCAAGACGCTCGCGGCCGAGCTCGCCGGGGCGCTTCCGCTGCTGTGGACCGAGGGCCCGGTCGCCGCCGCGACCGGACGGCGCTTCGCGCGGCTGCTCGCGTCGCTCGCCGGGCGCCCCGCGCTCGTCGCCGAGCTCCCCGGGGCGCTCGCCGCGCATGGCGCGATGCTGACCGGGGCGTTCGCGGGCGGGGCCGACCCGGACGACTTCTTCCGGGACCGGGTGGAGGAGGCCGAGTCGCTCCGCGCCCGGATCGTGCTGCTCCACGAGGAGCCGGTGGGCCCGGTCTCGGCGGTGCCGACCGCCCGGGAGCTCGCCCTGGCGCATGACACCGCCTTCAGCGAGCTGGAACCGGCCGAGGGCACCCCGCTGGAGAGCGCCGCGGAACTTCTCGCCATCACGGATTTCGCCGCCGTTTACCTCGCGCTCGCTTCGGCCGATAGAACTTGACGCCGTCAGAACGTGACGCCGTGGACCGCGACGACATGACGCCGTAAGACCACGCACCACCCGCCCCACGTCCCTCACTGCACAGTCAGGAACCGCACCGCATGGACCGCCTCGTCAACACCGTGCGCCCCTACGCCTGGGGCTCCACCACCGCCATCCCCGAGCTGCTAGGCGTCCGGCCGACCGGGGAGCCGCAGGCCGAGATGTGGATGGGAGCACACCCCGGGGCGCCGTCCCGGGTCGACCGGGGCACGGGCCCCGTCGCGCTCTCCGAGGTGATCGCCGCGGACCCCGAGGGCGAGCTCGGCGCGGACGCCGTCAGCCTCTTCGGGCCGCGGCTGCCGTTCCTGCTGAAGGTGCTGGCCGCCGCCTCGCCGCTGTCGCTCCAGGTCCACCCCGACCTCGAGCAGGCCAAGGAGGGCTACGCGGACGAGGAGGAGCGCGGCGTTCCGGCCGATGCCCCGCATCGCAACTACAAGGACGCCAACCACAAGCCCGAGTTGATATGCGCGCTCACGCCGTTCAACGGGCTGTGCGGCTTCCGCGACCCGAACGAGGCGGCCGAACTGCTGGCCGCCCTGGAGGTCGACTCGCTCAAGCCGTACGTCGACATCCTGCACGCCCACCCGGAGTCGCACGCCCTGCGCGAGGTGCTGACCGCCGTGCTGACGGCCGATCCGGAGGCGATGACGGAGACCGTAAGGCAGGCAGCGGCCGCCGCCGAGCGCCTCGGCGCGCTGGACGGGCCACACGCCCCGGCGTACGCGGCGTACGCCTCCATCGCGCAGCACTACCCGGGCGACCCCGGGGTGATCGCCGCGATGCTGCTCAACTTCGTGACCCTCCAGCCCGGCGAGGCGCTCTACCTCGGCGCCGGCGTTCCGCACGCCTATCTCGACGGCCTGGGCGTCGAGATCATGGCCAACTCCGACAACGTGCTGCGCTGCGGGCTCACGCCCAAGCATGTGGACGTCCCCGAGCTGCTGCGCATCGTCCGCTTCGAAAGCGCCGCCCCCGCCGTCCTGCGGCCCGAGGCGGACCCCTCCGGTGAGGAGCTCTACACCACCCCGATCGGCGAGTTCCGGCTCTCCCGCCACGTCCTGGCCGACGGCGCCGCCGCGCGCCCGCTGCCTGCCACCGGCCCGCAGATCCTGCTGTGCGCCTCGGGCGAGGTCTCCCTGCGCGGCGCGGACGGCGAACTCCCGCTGAAGCGCGGGGAGTCGGCCTTCGTACCGGCCGGCGAGGAGGTCGTACTGGGCGGCGACGGCACTGTGTTCAGGGCCACAGTGACAGCCTGACGTACGGCCCGTTCGAGGGGCTGGAACAATGGCGCGCCGTGAGGCGGTAAAGCGCTGGCAAAGCCGCCATGAGGTGTATTGAACCGGAAGGGACATTCGGCACATATGAGTGCATCAGGCGGAACCAAGGCGATTGTTGCCGCGCTGGGCGCGAACCTGGCTATCGCCGCAGCCAAGTTCGTGGCGTTCGCCTTCAGCGGCTCGTCGTCGATGCTCGCCGAAGGCGTGCACTCGCTCGCCGACTCGGGCAACCAGGGGCTCCTGCTCCTCGGCGGGAAGAAGGCCAAGCGCGAGGCCACCCCCGAGCACCCCTTCGGCTACGGCCGCGAGCGCTATATCTACGGCTTCCTCGTCTCCATCGTGCTGTTCACCATCGGCGGTGTCTTCGCGCTGTACGAGGGCTACGAGAAGATCAAGCACCCCCATGAGGTGGAGCACTGGTACTGGCCGGTCGGGGTGCTCGTCTTCGCGATCATCGCCGAGGGCTTCTCCTTCCGTACGGCCATCAACGAGTCCAACGAGATCCGGGGCAAGCTGAGCTGGTCGCAGTTCGTGCGCCGGGCCAAGGCCCCCGAGCTGCCCGTCGTCCTCCTGGAGGACTTCGGCGCCCTCGTCGGACTGGTCCTCGCGCTCGGCGGCGTCGGGCTCGCGCTGCTGACCGGCGACGGCGTCTGGGACGGCATCGGCACCCTCTGCATCGGCGTCCTGTTGGTGCTGATCGCCCTGGTGCTCGCGGCCGAGACCAAGTCGCTGCTGCTGGGTGAGGCGGCCGACGTCGACGAGGTCGCCAAGATCCGCGAAGCGGTCGTGGACGGCGAGACCGTCACCAGGCTGATCCACATGCGTACGCTCCACCTCGGCCCCGAGGAGCTGCTGGTGGCCGCCAAGATCGCGGTGCAGCACGACGACACGGCGGCGGAGGTCGCCCGCGCGATCGACGCCGCGGAGGCACGCATCCGCGAGGCGGTCCCCATCGCCCGCGTCATCTACCTGGAACCAGACATCTTCCGCACCTCCCCGACCACCTGAACTCATACGGCAGAGCCGCCCCGCCGCCGCCCTTCGAACCTGACACGGACGCGAGGGACCGGCACCGAACGCCGGTTTGTGGGCATTCGTTCCTCCCCCAGCTACCGCTGGGAGGTGCCCCCGGGCGGAACGGGTGGGCACAAACCGGCCACCGGCCCGCACCCGGAAGCGCACCTTGGCCGCAGACGAGGCGCCCCGTACGACCACCCGGGCCGCACCCGGAAGTGCACCTCGGCCGCAGACGAGGCGCCCCGTACGACCACCCGGGCCGCACCCGGAAGCGCACCTCGGCCGCAGACGAGGCGCCCCGTACGACCACCCGGGCCGCACCCGGAAGTGCACCTCGGCCGCAGACGAGGCGCCCCGTAAGACCACCCGGGCCGCACCTGGAAGCGCACCTTGGCCGCAGACGAGGCGCCCCGTACGACCACCCGGGCCGCACCTGGAAGCGCACCTCGGCCGCAGACAAGGCGCCCCGCACGACCACTCGGCCCGCACCAATAAGCACGCCCCGGCCGCCGACGGCGTACACCGCACTCGCGACCGGGGCGCACCTGCCGCCCAGCAAGGGGGGCCTACTCGATCTCCCCGAGCACCCGCAGAATCGCCTCCACATCCGCCGCCCCCAGCAACCGCTCCCGGAACTCGGCGCTCATCAACTTGCGCGACAGCAGCGCCAGAATCCGCAGATGTTCATCGCCCGCGGCCGCCTCCGGCACCGCGATCATGAACACCAGCCGGGCCTTCGTGCCGTCCGGCGCGCCCCACTCGATGCCCTCGGGGGAGCGCGCGAAGCCGACGACCGGAGCCGTCACCGCGTCCGTCTTGGCATGCGGAATCGCGATCTCCTCGCCCAGACCGGTGGTGCCCTGGTCCTCCCGGGCGAACACGGCCCGGACCAGCTCCGCCGTATCCGCCACCTTGCCGGCCCCGGCCAGCAGCTCGGCCATCTCGCGGATCGCGGCGTCCTTACCGTCCGCCGTCAGCCGCTCCTTCACGGTCTGCTCGGTGAGATAGCCGGACAGCACCTGGCCCCCGGCCTCGGGAGCGGCATCTGCTGCCTCGGGAGCGGCCTCGGGAGCGGCCGCGGCCTCGGCAGCGGCCTCGGCGGCAGCCTTACCGCCGCCCCGCGGCTCAGCGGCCAAGACGGCCACGGCCTTAGCGGCAGTCGCGTCAGAGGCGGCCACGGCACCGCTGCCCACCCCGGCCAGTACTGGCGCGCTCGCCGGCGACGGATCCAAGGAGACGGCTTCCGCGGCCCCCGCAGCCTCCGCCACACCCTCGGCACCCGTACCCGCACCCGTACCCGCACCCGCATCCGCGTCCGCACCGCGCCCGCCACCGCCCACAGACATCAGCGCAATCGTGACCAGCGCCGTAACCGCCGTACCGACGACGACCGCGACGAAGAACATCGGCACCCCGCCGACCGCGCCGAGCACCGCGACGATCGGCCCGCCGTGCGGCACGTTGTCCTCGACCGATGCCACCCCGGCTATCGCCCCGGCGACCGCGCCGCCCAGCATGTTCGCCGGGATGACCCGTGCCGGACGCGCCGCGGCGAACGGAATCGCGCCCTCGGTGATGCCGAAGAAGCCCATGAAGAGCGCCGCGAGCCCGGTCTCCCGCTCCTGGTCGTCGAACATCCGGCGGCGCAGCAGCGTGGCCAGCCCCTGGCCCAGCGGCGGAACCGGAATGGCCGCCGCACACGCCCCCATGACCTCGGGGTTCTTGGACACCAGCCCGGCGCCGAAGAGGAACGCGGTCTTGTTGACCGGACCGCCCATGTCGAACGCGATCATGAGTCCGAGGATGATGCCGAGCAGCGCCGCGCTGGTGCCGGTCAGTCCGCCGAGCCAGTCGGTGAGGCGCTCGAAGACCCAGGAGATCGGTTCGCCGAGGACATAGATGAAGAAGAGGCCGAGCGCCGAGGTCGCCACGATCGGGATCACGATGATCGGCATGATCGGCTGGACGAACTTCGGAACCTTGACCCGCTTGATCCACAACACCAGATAGCCGGCCAGGAAGCCGGTGACGATCGCCCCGATGAAGCCGGCGCCCGCCTCGCTGTCGTACAGCTCGCCGTGGGCCGCGATCCAGCCGCCCACCATGCCCGGCACCAGCGCGGGCCGGTCCGCGATGGCGTACGCGATATAGCCGGACAGGGCCGGGATCATCAGCTCGAAGCCGATGCTCCCGATGTCGTTGACCGTCTTCCAGAAGGAGTCGTCGGGTATGACGATGCCCTTGGACGTCGTATCACCGCCCAGGGCGAGCGAGACCGCGATCAGCAGACCGCCGACCACGACGAACGGGATCATGTACGAGACGCCGTTCATGAGCGCCTTATAGGTGACGCTGCGCCCCCTACCGCCGCCGGAAGCCGCCGAGGCGGCGCCGCGCTGGGCCTCATGGCCGTCGCCCCGGTACACCGGCGCGTTGCGCACCTGCTCGATCAGCCGTTCCGGGCGGTGGATGCCATCGGCGACCCCGACGACGAGCACTCTCTTACCGATGAAACGGCTGCGGTCGACGTCCTTGTCGGCGGCGATGATGATGCCGTCGGCCTGACTGACATCGTTGTCAGACAAAACGTTCTCGGCCCCGATCGAGCCCTGGGTCTCCACCTTCATGCTGTGGCCGAGTGACTCCGCCGCCTGAGCCAGCTTCTCAGCGGCCATATAGGTGTGGGCGATACCCGTGGGACAGGCGGTCACCGCGAGCAGCTTGAGCCCCGGTCCGCTGGCCCCCGCACCGTTGGGGGGATCGGCTGGACTGGTCACGTGGTTCTCCTTAACAACGCATTGGGCGGGCGCGGAAGGCTGCCAGCGTCCCCGCGCTCGCGGCATCGTGCAATACATCCGGCCAGGATCAAAGCGACGGGGTGAGCCACCGGGGCTTCCCGAGCGGCTTGGCCGTCGGCGCAGGTCATGGCCTTACGGCCGAAGATGGCCCATGGGGGCTGGGGTTCGCTGCGCCGATCGGTGTAGATTCGTGACCGAGCCAGACGTCGCTGCTGATGGCGGTCGGGCGGCCCGTACAGCGGGTCGGCCGAGGGAGAGAGGGCCTCCGACGGACTGCGCACTGTGAGGTAGAAGGGGACAGGTGTGCCCGCTGTGCGGGGCCCTGCCCAGCGCCTCACATGCCCAGCCGAAACCACTCTCGCTCGCACACGATCGAGGAGGAGCAGCACTCATGACGACAGCCGTCTCCGGTCAGGACTTCAAGGTCGCGGACCTCTCCTTGGCTGCCTTCGGCCGTAAGGAGATCACCCTCGCCGAGCATGAGATGCCCGGCCTGATGGCGATCCGTAAGGAGTACGCCGAGCAGCAGCCCCTGGCCGGCGCCCGTGTCACCGGCTCCCTGCACATGACCGTGCAGACCGCCGTGCTGATCGAGACCCTGGTCGCCCTCGGCGCCGAGGTCCGGTGGGCCTCCTGCAACATCTTCTCCACCCAGGACCACGCCGCGGCCGCGATCGCCGTCGGTCCGAACGGCACTGTGGAGAACCCGCAGGGCATCCCGGTCTTCGCCTGGAAGGGCGAGACCCTGGAGGAGTACTGGTGGTGCACGGAGCAGGCCCTGACCTGGCCCGGCACCCCCACCGGCGGACCCAACATGATCCTGGACGACGGTGGCGACGCCACCCTCCTCGTCCACAAGGGCGTCGAGTACGAGAAGGCCGGCGCCGCCCCTGACGTCGCCACCGCCGAGAACGACGAGCACCGCGTCATCCTCGAGCTGCTGAACCGCACCATCGCCGAGAACCCGCAGAAGTGGACGCAGCTGGCCTCCGAGATCCGCGGGGTCACCGAGGAGACCACCACCGGCGTGCACCGCCTCTACGAGATGCAGCGGGACGGCCTGCTGCTCTTCCCGGCGATCAACGTCAACGACGCGGTGACCAAGTCCAAGTTCGACAACAAGTACGGCTGCCGCCACTCGCTGGTCGACGGCATCAACCGTGCGACCGACGTGCTGATCGGCGGCAAGGTCGCGGTCATCTGCGGCTACGGCGATGTGGGCAAGGGCTGCGCCGAGTCGCTGCGCGGCCAGGGCGCCCGGGTGATCATCACCGAGATCGACCCGATCTGCGCGCTGCAGGCCGCGATGGACGGCTACCAGGTCGCCACCCTGGACGACGTGGTGGAGACCGCCGACATCTTCATCACCACGACCGGCAACAAGGACATCATCATGGCCGCGGACATGGCCAAGATGAAGCACCAGGCGATCGTCGGGAACATCGGCCACTTCGACAACGAGATCGACATGGCCGGCCTCGCCGCCCTCCCGGGCATCGTGAAGGACGAGGTCAAGCCGCAGGTCCACACCTGGACCTTCCCCGACGGCAAGACGCTCATCGTGCTCTCCGAGGGCCGTCTGCTGAACCTCGGCAACGCGACCGGTCACCCGTCGTTCGTGATGTCCAACTCCTTCGCGAACCAGACCATCGCCCAGATCGAGCTCTTCACCAAGCCGGAGTCGTACCCGACCGACGTCTATGTGCTCCCCAAGCACCTGGACGAGAAGGTCGCCCGCCTCCACCTGGACGCGCTCGGGGCGAAGCTGACCACGCTCCGGCCCGATCAGGCCGCCTACATCGGCGTCCCGGTCGAGGGCCCGTACAAGCCCGAGCACTACCGCTACTGATCGCATCCGCTGATCGCACCGGCGCCGCCGACCGCACGGTCGGCGGCCGCTGACCCGGCCCGCGCCCCGGCGGGGGCCCCAGGGCCCGTCCGCGCCGTCCGGCCGGGCGGGCCCGACGCTCGTCAAGGACCTCATATGCCCCGCGGCCG
Coding sequences:
- a CDS encoding SIS domain-containing protein, whose translation is MLDESLLDAPEALARADSRGLLRGAAESGARIRTAARHATEAGIGDLKPDGRPRAVMVAGPGAAGTCTADLLGALSGGNCPVSLIGPTGVAPAPGALRWTLPGWAGPLDLLVVATPDGTEPGLPRLVEQAYRRGCAIVAVAPGQSPLADAVAQARGLMVPLAAASYASAPYATGGYSTDPYRRDPHAPGADEDDDTARAEGALGDAPGSYGTPSVPHPVEPPGTAPDEMTGPALPGTLWALLTPLLLLVDRIGLVSASPAALLQVADRLDQVAERCGPAIATYTNPAKTLAAELAGALPLLWTEGPVAAATGRRFARLLASLAGRPALVAELPGALAAHGAMLTGAFAGGADPDDFFRDRVEEAESLRARIVLLHEEPVGPVSAVPTARELALAHDTAFSELEPAEGTPLESAAELLAITDFAAVYLALASADRT
- the manA gene encoding mannose-6-phosphate isomerase, class I; this encodes MDRLVNTVRPYAWGSTTAIPELLGVRPTGEPQAEMWMGAHPGAPSRVDRGTGPVALSEVIAADPEGELGADAVSLFGPRLPFLLKVLAAASPLSLQVHPDLEQAKEGYADEEERGVPADAPHRNYKDANHKPELICALTPFNGLCGFRDPNEAAELLAALEVDSLKPYVDILHAHPESHALREVLTAVLTADPEAMTETVRQAAAAAERLGALDGPHAPAYAAYASIAQHYPGDPGVIAAMLLNFVTLQPGEALYLGAGVPHAYLDGLGVEIMANSDNVLRCGLTPKHVDVPELLRIVRFESAAPAVLRPEADPSGEELYTTPIGEFRLSRHVLADGAAARPLPATGPQILLCASGEVSLRGADGELPLKRGESAFVPAGEEVVLGGDGTVFRATVTA
- a CDS encoding cation diffusion facilitator family transporter — encoded protein: MSASGGTKAIVAALGANLAIAAAKFVAFAFSGSSSMLAEGVHSLADSGNQGLLLLGGKKAKREATPEHPFGYGRERYIYGFLVSIVLFTIGGVFALYEGYEKIKHPHEVEHWYWPVGVLVFAIIAEGFSFRTAINESNEIRGKLSWSQFVRRAKAPELPVVLLEDFGALVGLVLALGGVGLALLTGDGVWDGIGTLCIGVLLVLIALVLAAETKSLLLGEAADVDEVAKIREAVVDGETVTRLIHMRTLHLGPEELLVAAKIAVQHDDTAAEVARAIDAAEARIREAVPIARVIYLEPDIFRTSPTT
- a CDS encoding fructose-specific PTS transporter subunit EIIC; protein product: MTSPADPPNGAGASGPGLKLLAVTACPTGIAHTYMAAEKLAQAAESLGHSMKVETQGSIGAENVLSDNDVSQADGIIIAADKDVDRSRFIGKRVLVVGVADGIHRPERLIEQVRNAPVYRGDGHEAQRGAASAASGGGRGRSVTYKALMNGVSYMIPFVVVGGLLIAVSLALGGDTTSKGIVIPDDSFWKTVNDIGSIGFELMIPALSGYIAYAIADRPALVPGMVGGWIAAHGELYDSEAGAGFIGAIVTGFLAGYLVLWIKRVKVPKFVQPIMPIIVIPIVATSALGLFFIYVLGEPISWVFERLTDWLGGLTGTSAALLGIILGLMIAFDMGGPVNKTAFLFGAGLVSKNPEVMGACAAAIPVPPLGQGLATLLRRRMFDDQERETGLAALFMGFFGITEGAIPFAAARPARVIPANMLGGAVAGAIAGVASVEDNVPHGGPIVAVLGAVGGVPMFFVAVVVGTAVTALVTIALMSVGGGGRGADADAGAGTGAGTGAEGVAEAAGAAEAVSLDPSPASAPVLAGVGSGAVAASDATAAKAVAVLAAEPRGGGKAAAEAAAEAAAAPEAAPEAADAAPEAGGQVLSGYLTEQTVKERLTADGKDAAIREMAELLAGAGKVADTAELVRAVFAREDQGTTGLGEEIAIPHAKTDAVTAPVVGFARSPEGIEWGAPDGTKARLVFMIAVPEAAAGDEHLRILALLSRKLMSAEFRERLLGAADVEAILRVLGEIE
- the ahcY gene encoding adenosylhomocysteinase — protein: MTTAVSGQDFKVADLSLAAFGRKEITLAEHEMPGLMAIRKEYAEQQPLAGARVTGSLHMTVQTAVLIETLVALGAEVRWASCNIFSTQDHAAAAIAVGPNGTVENPQGIPVFAWKGETLEEYWWCTEQALTWPGTPTGGPNMILDDGGDATLLVHKGVEYEKAGAAPDVATAENDEHRVILELLNRTIAENPQKWTQLASEIRGVTEETTTGVHRLYEMQRDGLLLFPAINVNDAVTKSKFDNKYGCRHSLVDGINRATDVLIGGKVAVICGYGDVGKGCAESLRGQGARVIITEIDPICALQAAMDGYQVATLDDVVETADIFITTTGNKDIIMAADMAKMKHQAIVGNIGHFDNEIDMAGLAALPGIVKDEVKPQVHTWTFPDGKTLIVLSEGRLLNLGNATGHPSFVMSNSFANQTIAQIELFTKPESYPTDVYVLPKHLDEKVARLHLDALGAKLTTLRPDQAAYIGVPVEGPYKPEHYRY